A window of Cryptomeria japonica chromosome 3, Sugi_1.0, whole genome shotgun sequence contains these coding sequences:
- the LOC131874570 gene encoding uncharacterized protein LOC131874570 yields MVSEELASSSDSESEGDQLGEGGDGRRMEPSDEGVLEFEARSGDDRDFLNGLFHWQMGDYELFTSSCNVLSIKEEPDIFPPEYGEYKEREALVNETSAHRFSKGEPIKYQEANLKKTNLGGTSDPKIILVGDDWNPVLKAAAFKIFLEYKDVFAWMYKDLKGVPPELCVHRITLVLGAQPIRKRPYRMNKNYAARVNDKIERMLEASIIFKVQTSEWVSPIVISLKKEANQIRICVDFRCLNTVTIKDPFPIPFTDNILEVVAGHEIYSFMDGFSRYNQISIAEEDKLKTTFVVEDGVYAYNRMPFGLCNAPVTF; encoded by the coding sequence atggtgagtgaggagttaGCATCCTCCTCCGACTCGGAATCTGAGGGAGACCAGTTGGGGGAGGGTGGAGACGGACGCCGCATGGAGCCTAGTGACGAAGGGGTGTTAGAATTTGAGGCACGCTCAGGGGACGACAGGGACTtcttgaatggcctcttccattggcaaatgggagattatgaactatttacatcctcgtgcaatgtattgagcatcaaggaagaaccagatatatttccccCAGAATATGGAGAGTACAAGGAAAGGGAGGCCTTGGTGAATGAGACGTCGGCACACCGATTCTCGAAGGGGGAGCCCATTAAATATCAGGAAGCCAATTTAAAGAAGACAAATCTTGGGGGGacgagtgaccccaagatcatccttgtcggagatgactggaatccagtgctgaaggccgcagccttcaaaattttccttgaatacaaggatgtctttgcatggatgTACAAGGACCtgaagggcgtgcccccagagTTATGTGTACACCGCATAACATTGGTATTGGGAGCCCAACCGATAAGGAAGCGGCCTTACcgtatgaacaaaaattatgccgcACGGGTGAACGACAaaattgagcggatgttggaagcgagcataatcttcaaagtgcagacaagcgaatgggtgtctcccattgtgatttccctcaagaaagaggccaatcagatccggatctgtgtagacttccgGTGTCTGAACACTGTCActattaaagacccgtttcccatacccttcaccgacAACATCTTGGAGGTagtagctggacatgaaatctattccttcatggatgggttctctaggtacaaccagatatccatcgcggaggaagataagttgaaaacaaccttcgtggtggaggacggtgtgtatgcatacaaccgaatgccctttGGTCTATGCAATGCACCCGTCACCTTTTag